In Seriola aureovittata isolate HTS-2021-v1 ecotype China chromosome 17, ASM2101889v1, whole genome shotgun sequence, a genomic segment contains:
- the si:ch211-139g16.8 gene encoding immunoglobulin superfamily member 6 yields the protein MPGIMRSFTSCQATDMDWLFWFSLLLTHLLVTESMGIAEGCLTQPVKEIWKKAGQDACVPCNVSLHCSATGLHYEWFVFKETSHLHLNLRNTDKYSLDGAFLNIRLLNANDSGIYHCAAVWPGQPANGTQHVGVGTTLIVKGEIKTTARHILLLLSFVLLVIYSMAVVALIILKYGCNMSFRKRMCKTGKINHGSKKTQFRDVLREMNNRRNQERDKQTAVRNHSQVEASSPEVNSSTDDIYQNV from the exons ATGCCAGGAATCATGAGATCATTCACAAGCTGTCAAGCTACAGACATGGActggttgttttggttttctctcctgctcacCCACCTGCTAGTAACAG AGAGCATGGGAATAGCAGAAGGCTGCTTAACACAGCCAGTGAAGGAGATCTGGAAGAAAGCTGGACAAGATGCTTGTGTGCCTTGTAATGTCAGTTTACACTGCTCAGCCACAGGCTTGCATTATGAGTGGTTCGTTTTCAAAGAAACCTCCCATCTTCATCTCAACCTGCGGAATACTGACAAATATTCCCTGGACGGAGCATTTTTAAACATCAGGTTACTCAATGCTAATGACAGTGGGATCTACCACTGTGCTGCAGTATGGCCTGGACAACCAGCAAACGGCACACAGCATGTAGGGGTGGGCACAACTCTTATAGTGAAAG gagAAATTAAAACAACGGCAAGGCACATTCTTCTGTTGTTATCATTTGTCCTCTTGGTCATCTACAGCATGGCAGTAGTGGCACTTATCATTTTAAAG TATGGCTGCAATATGAGCTTCCGCAAAAGGATGTGCAAAACTGGCAAGATT AATCACGgaagtaaaaaaacacaatttcgAGATGTGCTGCGAGAAATGAACAACAGAAGGAATcaggagagagacaaacaaactgcagtCAGAAACCATTCTCAAGTGGAG GCTTCAAGTCCTGAAGTGAACAGCTCAACTGATGACATCTATCAAAATGTCTAA
- the LOC130184810 gene encoding ER lumen protein-retaining receptor 2: protein MNIFRLTGDLSHLAAIIILLLKIWKTRSCAGISGKSQILFAIVFTTRYLDLLTSFISLYNTCMKVIYIGCAYATVYLIYLKFRATYDGNHDSFRVEFLVVPVGGLSVLINHDFSFLEILWTFSIYLESVAILPQLFMISKTGEAETITTHYLFCLGMYRALYLFNWIWRFYFEGFFDMIAIVAGVVQTVLYCDFFYLYVTKVLKGKKLSLPA from the exons ATGAACATCTTCAGACTGACAGGGGACCTCTCTCATCTGGCTGCTATCATCATCCTGCTGCTCAAAATATGGAAAACCAGGTCGTGTGCAG GTATCTCTGGAAAGAGCCAAATCCTGTTTGCAATTGTGTTCACCACGCGCTACTTGGATCTGCTCAcctccttcatctccctctATAACACATGCATGAAG GTGATATACATCGGTTGTGCGTATGCCACAGTCTACCTGATCTACTTGAAATTCAGGGCCACCTATGACGGCAACCATGACAGTTTCAGAGTGGAATTCCTGGTGGTTCCTGTTGGAGGTCTCTCTGTTCTCATCAACCACGACTTCTCTTTCCTAGAG ATCCTTTGGACGTTCTCCATCTACCTGGAGTCGGTGGCAATCCTGCCTCAGCTCTTCATGATCAGCAAGACCGGCGAGGCGGAGACGATCACCACCCACTACCTGTTCTGCCTGGGGATGTATCGAGCCCTCTATCTCTTCAACTGGATCTGGCGTTTCTACTTTGAGGGCTTCTTTGACATGATCGCTATTGTGGCCGGCGTGGTCCAGACTGTCCtctactgtgactttttctacCTTTATGTCACCAAAG TGTTGAAAGGCAAGAAGCTGAGTCTGCCAGCGTAA